A single Symbiobacterium thermophilum IAM 14863 DNA region contains:
- a CDS encoding acyclic terpene utilization AtuA family protein yields MRTVRIGAGQGFYGDSLLPVLDVARYGDVKYISFDTLAELTLAILEKGRRKDPTGGYTRDVVPMMRNLLPIAKEKGIRLITNAGGINPRGAARAVAEVARELGLSVRIACVTGDDIYDRLDELEARGVTFADKETGQALGDVRDRVLFASVYLGARVVADALATGADVVITGRTTDTAQFLGPLIHEFGWAPDDWDRLAQGIVLGHLMECSGQVTGGNYQVGWEDIPDLHRIGFPIAEVSEDGTFILTKAPGTGGRVDLKSVKEQFLYEIHDPTSYVTPDVVCDLTTTRLEQVGENRVRVSGTKGRPAPPTLKALLGYADGWMGEGYISFSWPKAYSKAKRAAQIIRARLEMQGVKPEEIHEEYIGINSLWGALAPEPVDEDQINEVRLRIAIRTRNKKDCEILAREFPPLLLSGPPTASAVAGTPQPRELMGLWSTLIPRELIEPYVKIEVEEV; encoded by the coding sequence GTGCGCACCGTTCGCATCGGCGCCGGGCAGGGGTTTTACGGGGACTCGCTCCTGCCGGTGCTGGACGTGGCCCGGTACGGCGACGTGAAGTACATCAGCTTCGACACACTGGCCGAGCTGACGCTGGCCATCCTGGAGAAGGGCCGGCGCAAGGATCCGACAGGCGGGTACACCCGGGACGTGGTCCCGATGATGCGCAACCTGCTGCCCATCGCGAAGGAGAAGGGCATCCGGCTGATCACCAACGCCGGCGGCATCAACCCGCGGGGCGCCGCCCGCGCGGTGGCCGAGGTCGCCCGGGAGCTGGGGCTCTCGGTGAGGATTGCGTGCGTCACCGGTGACGACATCTACGACCGGCTGGATGAGCTGGAGGCCCGGGGGGTTACCTTCGCCGACAAGGAGACGGGACAGGCGCTGGGCGACGTGCGGGACCGGGTGCTCTTCGCCTCGGTCTACCTGGGGGCCCGGGTGGTCGCCGACGCCCTGGCCACCGGGGCGGACGTGGTCATCACAGGCCGCACCACCGACACGGCGCAGTTCCTGGGTCCCCTGATCCACGAGTTCGGGTGGGCTCCGGACGACTGGGACCGGCTGGCCCAGGGGATCGTGCTCGGCCACCTGATGGAGTGCTCCGGCCAGGTCACCGGCGGCAACTACCAGGTGGGGTGGGAGGACATCCCGGACCTGCACCGCATCGGGTTTCCCATCGCCGAGGTCAGCGAGGACGGCACGTTCATCCTCACCAAAGCCCCGGGCACCGGCGGCCGGGTGGACCTGAAGAGCGTGAAGGAGCAGTTCCTGTACGAGATCCACGATCCCACCAGCTACGTCACCCCGGACGTGGTCTGCGACCTGACCACCACCCGGCTGGAGCAGGTCGGCGAGAACCGCGTGCGGGTGAGCGGCACGAAAGGCCGTCCCGCGCCGCCCACCCTGAAGGCGCTGCTGGGGTACGCCGACGGCTGGATGGGGGAAGGCTACATCTCGTTCAGCTGGCCCAAGGCGTACAGCAAGGCGAAGCGGGCGGCGCAGATCATCCGGGCGCGGCTGGAGATGCAGGGGGTAAAGCCCGAAGAGATCCACGAGGAGTACATCGGCATCAACTCGCTCTGGGGCGCCCTGGCCCCCGAGCCGGTGGATGAGGACCAGATCAACGAGGTCCGGCTGCGCATTGCCATCCGCACCCGGAACAAGAAGGACTGCGAGATCCTGGCCCGGGAGTTTCCGCCGCTGCTCCTCTCCGGACCGCCCACCGCCTCGGCGGTGGCAGGCACGCCCCAGCCCCGGGAGCTGATGGGGCTCTGGTCGACGCTCATCCCCCGGGAGCTGATCGAACCCTACGTGAAGATCGAGGTCGAGGAGGTGTGA
- a CDS encoding AtuA-related protein, whose amino-acid sequence MARRIRLIDICHARSGDKGDASDISLFANDDAAWEIIRKHVTKERVAEYFSPVATGPVERWEVPNVQALKFVVHGALGGGAPRSLRSDNLGKTFAAALLRMEITVEE is encoded by the coding sequence GTGGCCAGGCGGATCCGGCTGATCGACATCTGCCACGCCCGCTCGGGCGACAAGGGCGACGCCTCGGACATCTCGCTCTTCGCCAACGACGACGCGGCGTGGGAGATCATCCGCAAACACGTGACGAAGGAGCGGGTCGCCGAGTACTTCAGCCCCGTCGCCACCGGGCCGGTGGAGCGGTGGGAGGTGCCCAACGTCCAGGCGTTGAAATTCGTGGTACACGGCGCCCTGGGCGGTGGCGCCCCGCGGTCGCTGCGCAGCGACAACCTGGGCAAGACCTTTGCCGCCGCCCTGCTGCGCATGGAGATCACGGTAGAGGAGTAA
- a CDS encoding prenyltransferase/squalene oxidase repeat-containing protein: MALPQIDVARAKAFVMAHGSAVDVTRLEGILGRDQPDRSVVRTLEERQNPDGGFPVDAPGASSVVATCTLIQWLRDIPPLAGAPMAGRAVSFVRRSQQVDGSWIDPGTTGAAAQAYMTARAVYTLLVAEPDHPDPIARGARWLRGALEDGTDQADTETLILAAAIWSRPPGGGPGDALADAAYASLRDRALSPRELALWLTTFVDLGLAARHLGLAVGLLDRLAGLQQPDGGWPAEDGGRVDATLGALRAFRGFGLIGPAF; encoded by the coding sequence GTGGCACTTCCGCAGATCGACGTGGCGCGGGCGAAGGCCTTCGTCATGGCGCACGGTTCCGCAGTGGACGTCACGCGCCTGGAGGGGATCCTGGGCCGGGACCAGCCCGACAGGTCGGTGGTCAGGACCCTGGAAGAACGGCAGAACCCGGACGGCGGGTTCCCGGTGGATGCCCCCGGGGCTTCGTCGGTGGTCGCCACCTGCACCCTGATTCAGTGGCTGCGGGACATCCCGCCCCTGGCCGGCGCGCCGATGGCCGGGCGGGCCGTCTCATTCGTGCGCCGGTCCCAGCAGGTGGACGGGTCCTGGATCGACCCGGGGACGACCGGGGCGGCGGCGCAGGCGTACATGACCGCCCGGGCCGTCTACACCCTCCTGGTGGCGGAGCCCGACCACCCGGACCCCATCGCCCGCGGCGCCCGGTGGCTGCGGGGCGCGCTGGAGGACGGGACCGACCAGGCGGACACGGAGACGCTCATCCTGGCGGCGGCGATCTGGAGCCGGCCGCCGGGGGGCGGTCCGGGGGATGCCCTGGCGGACGCGGCGTACGCGTCCCTGCGGGATCGCGCGCTGTCTCCCCGGGAGCTGGCCCTGTGGCTCACCACCTTCGTCGACCTGGGGCTGGCGGCGCGCCACCTGGGCCTGGCGGTCGGTCTCCTGGACCGGCTGGCCGGCCTGCAGCAGCCCGACGGCGGCTGGCCGGCGGAGGACGGCGGCCGGGTGGACGCCACGCTGGGCGCGCTGCGGGCCTTCCGCGGCTTCGGGCTGATCGGGCCGGCCTTCTGA
- a CDS encoding enoyl-CoA hydratase-related protein, with amino-acid sequence MEKVILTREGHVAWLALNNPDRHNALSRQVVRDLQEAAHQLAVDRSVRAVVVHGGVSKSFCSGADLKERQGMDEPAVLDTVHALRSAVNSVAQLPMPVIAAIHGMAFGGGFELALACDIRIAAEDAQMGLTEVGWGIIPGAGGCARLPALIGPARAKELIFTARRLAAGEALALGLVNRVVGREELLDAARALAEEIARQAPLAVRAAKRAIDAGPGLAGALAAEWEAYRSIVPTRDRLEGLRAFAERRPPEFRGE; translated from the coding sequence ATGGAGAAGGTCATCCTGACCCGTGAGGGCCATGTCGCCTGGCTCGCCCTGAACAACCCCGACCGGCACAACGCGCTGTCGCGCCAGGTGGTCCGGGATCTGCAGGAGGCGGCCCACCAGCTCGCGGTCGACCGGTCGGTGCGGGCGGTGGTCGTGCACGGCGGCGTCTCCAAATCCTTCTGCAGCGGCGCGGACCTGAAGGAGCGGCAGGGGATGGACGAGCCCGCGGTGCTGGACACGGTGCATGCGCTGCGGTCGGCGGTGAACAGCGTCGCCCAGCTGCCCATGCCGGTGATCGCCGCCATCCACGGCATGGCCTTCGGCGGCGGGTTCGAGCTGGCCCTGGCCTGCGATATCCGGATCGCCGCAGAGGACGCCCAGATGGGCCTCACCGAGGTCGGGTGGGGCATCATCCCCGGGGCCGGCGGCTGTGCGCGGCTGCCCGCGCTGATCGGTCCGGCGAGGGCCAAGGAGCTGATCTTCACCGCCCGCCGCCTCGCCGCCGGGGAGGCGCTCGCCCTGGGGCTGGTGAACCGGGTAGTCGGGCGGGAGGAGCTGCTGGACGCCGCCCGGGCCCTCGCGGAAGAGATTGCCCGGCAGGCGCCGCTGGCGGTGCGGGCCGCGAAGCGGGCCATTGATGCCGGCCCTGGCCTCGCCGGAGCGCTGGCCGCCGAGTGGGAGGCGTATCGGTCCATCGTGCCGACCCGGGACCGGCTGGAGGGGCTGCGCGCCTTTGCCGAGCGGCGGCCGCCGGAGTTCCGCGGCGAGTAG
- a CDS encoding acyl-CoA carboxylase subunit beta has product MSLDAELKAREARIKQGGAPKYHEQARAKGKLFARERIRLLLDDGSLVEDGLFANCEAPDLPADGVVTGLGRIDGRPVAVMANDSTVKAGSWGARTVEKILRIQETAERLRIPIFYLVDSAGARITDQVEMFPGRRHAGRIFYNEVRLSGLVPQICLLFGPSAAGGAYIPAFCDVVFMVRGNASMYLGSPRMAEMVIGEKVTLEEMGGAEMHTAVSGCGDVLCETEEEAIQLARRYLSYFPQRTGERPAPAPPAEPKTGRPLAEIVPVNQNAAFDMYELIDRIIDEGSWFEIKKRFAPELITGLARIGGRVVGIVANQPRVKGGVLFVDSADKAARFIWLCDAFEIPLLFLADVPGFMIGTKVERQGIIRHGAKFIAAVSEASVPKICLVVRKAYGAGLYAMAGPAFEPDCTLALPTASIAVMGPEAAVNAVYANKIAELPPEERPAYVARLREEYQKDIDIYRLASELIVDGIIPFERVREELLARFALYETRQQNWPAKKRPVTPV; this is encoded by the coding sequence ATGAGCCTGGATGCTGAGCTGAAGGCGCGGGAGGCGCGCATCAAGCAGGGAGGCGCGCCCAAGTACCACGAGCAGGCGCGGGCGAAGGGGAAGCTTTTCGCCCGGGAGCGGATTCGGCTTCTGCTGGACGATGGCTCCTTGGTGGAGGACGGCCTGTTCGCCAACTGTGAGGCCCCGGATCTGCCGGCGGACGGCGTGGTCACCGGGCTGGGGCGGATCGACGGGCGGCCGGTGGCCGTCATGGCCAACGACTCCACCGTGAAGGCGGGTTCGTGGGGGGCCCGCACGGTGGAGAAGATCCTGCGGATCCAGGAGACCGCCGAGCGGCTGCGCATCCCCATCTTCTACCTGGTGGACTCCGCGGGGGCGCGCATCACCGATCAGGTGGAGATGTTCCCCGGCCGCCGCCACGCCGGCCGCATCTTCTACAACGAGGTGCGGCTCAGCGGGCTCGTCCCGCAGATCTGCCTGCTCTTCGGGCCCAGCGCGGCGGGCGGCGCCTACATCCCGGCGTTCTGCGACGTGGTCTTCATGGTCCGGGGCAACGCCTCCATGTACCTGGGTTCGCCCCGCATGGCGGAGATGGTGATCGGCGAGAAGGTGACCCTGGAGGAGATGGGCGGCGCCGAGATGCACACCGCCGTCTCCGGCTGCGGCGACGTGCTCTGCGAGACGGAGGAGGAGGCCATCCAGCTCGCCCGCCGCTACCTGAGCTATTTCCCGCAGCGCACCGGCGAGCGGCCCGCCCCGGCGCCGCCGGCGGAGCCGAAAACCGGCCGGCCGCTGGCGGAGATCGTGCCGGTGAACCAGAACGCCGCCTTCGACATGTATGAGCTCATCGACCGGATCATCGACGAGGGCTCCTGGTTTGAGATCAAGAAGCGGTTCGCCCCGGAACTCATCACCGGGCTGGCCCGGATCGGGGGGCGCGTGGTGGGGATCGTGGCCAACCAGCCCCGGGTGAAGGGCGGCGTGCTCTTCGTGGACTCGGCCGACAAGGCCGCCCGGTTCATCTGGCTCTGCGACGCCTTCGAGATCCCGCTCCTCTTCCTGGCCGACGTGCCGGGCTTCATGATCGGCACCAAGGTGGAGCGGCAGGGCATCATCCGGCACGGCGCCAAGTTCATCGCCGCGGTCAGCGAGGCGTCGGTGCCCAAGATCTGCCTGGTGGTGCGCAAGGCCTACGGCGCCGGCCTCTACGCCATGGCGGGGCCCGCGTTCGAGCCGGACTGCACCCTGGCCCTGCCCACCGCCTCGATCGCGGTCATGGGCCCGGAGGCGGCGGTCAACGCCGTCTACGCGAACAAGATCGCGGAGCTGCCGCCGGAGGAGCGGCCGGCGTACGTGGCACGGCTCCGGGAGGAGTACCAGAAGGACATCGACATCTACCGGCTCGCGTCGGAGCTGATCGTCGACGGGATCATCCCCTTCGAGCGGGTCCGGGAGGAGCTGCTGGCCCGGTTCGCCCTCTACGAGACGAGGCAGCAGAACTGGCCGGCGAAGAAGCGCCCGGTGACGCCGGTGTAG
- a CDS encoding DUF4349 domain-containing protein encodes MNDRKRTVWLALLVVLSLILGGCGGAPQSAARDSGGPGGRSGSASSPSPAPAAEVPAGTPWAGSVSFLDTAENPGDEAAAPTADRKIIQNAEVELSVRDVDEALTSITDALTRSGGYVQENRVTGTREQGRRVAMTLRVPAGNFGPLLDLLRELGEVQSLRQWTNDVTEEYLDLEARIETGEAHLAQLNRLYERSGTISEMIELEREIARVTAELESLKGRYNFLANQVAFSTVSVFMYEPGVPAPARSPQSLGERMRDSFLFSWNATIHFAEGLLVALVGLIPGLLFLAVLVGIVGGVIWLIVRVRRGRGGPPGGGSRGEPAARPLYSPPGADTAGDRPGGGAGAGQAEG; translated from the coding sequence ATGAACGACAGAAAGAGAACCGTGTGGCTCGCGCTCCTGGTGGTCCTGTCCCTGATCCTGGGCGGCTGCGGCGGCGCTCCCCAGAGTGCGGCCCGGGACAGCGGCGGCCCGGGCGGCCGCAGCGGCAGTGCCAGTTCGCCCAGCCCGGCCCCGGCGGCGGAGGTTCCGGCGGGTACGCCCTGGGCGGGCAGCGTCAGCTTCCTGGATACGGCGGAGAATCCCGGCGACGAGGCCGCTGCCCCGACAGCGGATCGGAAGATCATCCAGAATGCCGAAGTCGAGCTGAGCGTCCGGGACGTGGACGAGGCCCTGACTTCGATCACCGACGCCCTGACGCGGTCGGGGGGCTACGTCCAGGAAAACCGGGTGACGGGCACCCGCGAGCAGGGGCGCCGGGTGGCGATGACGCTGCGGGTGCCGGCCGGCAACTTCGGCCCGTTGCTGGACCTGCTCCGGGAGCTGGGCGAGGTACAGAGCCTCCGCCAGTGGACCAACGACGTCACCGAGGAGTACCTGGACCTGGAGGCGCGCATCGAGACCGGCGAGGCCCACCTGGCGCAGCTCAACAGGCTGTACGAACGGAGCGGCACGATCTCTGAGATGATCGAGCTGGAGCGGGAGATCGCCCGGGTGACCGCCGAGCTGGAGTCGCTGAAGGGCCGGTACAACTTCCTGGCGAACCAGGTGGCGTTCAGCACCGTGAGCGTCTTCATGTACGAGCCTGGCGTGCCGGCGCCGGCCCGCAGCCCGCAGAGCCTGGGCGAGCGGATGCGGGACAGCTTCCTGTTTTCGTGGAACGCCACCATCCACTTCGCGGAGGGGCTCCTGGTAGCCCTCGTCGGCCTGATCCCCGGCCTGCTCTTCCTGGCCGTCCTGGTCGGCATCGTCGGCGGCGTGATCTGGCTGATCGTGCGGGTCCGGCGTGGCCGGGGAGGCCCGCCGGGCGGCGGGAGCCGGGGTGAGCCGGCGGCCCGTCCGCTGTACTCCCCGCCGGGGGCCGACACCGCCGGAGACCGACCCGGCGGCGGAGCGGGCGCGGGCCAGGCGGAAGGGTAA
- a CDS encoding L,D-transpeptidase, which yields MSHLHEPDAHYSARRAWRRREARRRRYARRRALALLTLIGVLVGLGFGVRWAVMRIRHALAPPSSPDVTEPVEQAPAALPFAPERILEAPDLTGDGEPERVAVSAADDGRLQVALVDGWGPDAALLGQPISMPEGPVEIMDLPRAQGLLVWRGALPRLGEPVEVSVGGEPALEARGGEPFFRAWALDAEHGLVPADYYAALAPVAPPEPTVIVVDKGLNVLWYYEDGELVQTARVSTGRHVAGPAPSPDNWTENLLTPTGRFTVTLMVPGMPYYKEGIDALDPANPLGTRWIGFTVFEGDGGSLWAIHGTNAPEALGRWNSEGSIVMSNGEVEQLYERVELGTPVIITNSLEGP from the coding sequence ATGTCCCACCTGCACGAACCGGACGCGCACTACTCGGCCCGGCGCGCGTGGCGCCGGCGGGAGGCCCGGCGCAGGCGTTACGCCCGCAGGCGCGCCCTGGCGCTGCTGACCCTGATTGGCGTGCTCGTGGGGCTGGGCTTCGGCGTCCGCTGGGCGGTCATGCGAATCCGGCACGCCCTGGCGCCCCCTTCCTCCCCGGACGTCACCGAACCGGTCGAACAGGCGCCCGCGGCCCTGCCCTTTGCCCCGGAACGGATCCTGGAGGCCCCCGACCTCACGGGCGACGGCGAACCCGAGCGGGTGGCGGTCTCCGCGGCCGACGACGGCCGCCTCCAGGTGGCCCTGGTGGACGGGTGGGGGCCGGATGCCGCGCTCCTGGGGCAGCCGATCAGCATGCCGGAGGGGCCGGTGGAGATCATGGACCTGCCCCGGGCACAGGGCCTGCTGGTCTGGCGCGGCGCCCTTCCCCGCCTGGGGGAGCCCGTGGAGGTCTCCGTCGGCGGCGAGCCTGCCCTGGAGGCCCGCGGTGGCGAGCCCTTCTTCCGGGCGTGGGCGCTCGACGCCGAGCACGGGTTGGTGCCGGCCGACTACTACGCGGCCCTGGCCCCCGTGGCGCCGCCTGAGCCGACTGTGATCGTGGTGGACAAGGGGCTCAACGTCCTCTGGTACTACGAGGACGGCGAACTGGTCCAGACCGCCCGGGTGTCCACCGGCCGCCACGTCGCCGGCCCCGCCCCATCACCAGACAACTGGACCGAGAACCTCCTCACCCCCACCGGCCGGTTCACGGTGACCCTCATGGTGCCGGGCATGCCGTACTATAAGGAGGGGATCGACGCCCTCGACCCCGCCAACCCGCTGGGCACCCGCTGGATCGGCTTCACCGTGTTCGAAGGCGACGGCGGATCGCTGTGGGCGATCCACGGCACCAACGCCCCCGAGGCCCTGGGCCGGTGGAACTCGGAAGGGTCGATTGTCATGAGCAACGGCGAGGTCGAGCAGCTCTACGAGCGGGTGGAGCTGGGCACGCCGGTCATCATCACGAACAGCCTGGAGGGGCCCTAG
- the asnS gene encoding asparagine--tRNA ligase: MKWVTVDRLPQYEGQTVELRGWVQNYRSSGKIQFIIFRDGTGVCQAVLFIKDVPPEVFEAGKRLTQESSIIIRGSVRKDDRAPGGYEIGVQDLEIVQIAEEYPITKKEHGTEFLMDHRHLWIRSNRQVAILRIRNEITMAIHQFLQENGFVLTESPILMGTAAEGGATLFETTYVNDEPAYLSQSGQLHVEATAMALGRVYTFGPTFRAEKSKTRRHLIEFWMVEPEAAYFTHEDNMRLQEEMVTYVVRRVLERRSKELQLIGRDTTLLEKVEPPFPRITYTEAVEMLKKLHKPGDEWEPIEWGEDFGAPHETVLTQQFEKPVFVEKFPVKVKAFYMQPDPENPDVVLGADLLAPEGYGEIIGGSQRIHDPELLKRRFEEHGLDMNTYGWYYDLRRFGSVPHSGFGLGIERTVAWICGLEHVRETIPFPRLLNRLHP; encoded by the coding sequence ATGAAATGGGTTACCGTTGATCGCTTGCCGCAGTACGAGGGCCAGACGGTGGAGCTGCGCGGCTGGGTGCAGAACTACCGGAGCTCGGGCAAGATCCAGTTCATCATCTTCCGCGACGGAACGGGCGTCTGCCAGGCCGTGCTTTTCATCAAGGACGTGCCGCCGGAGGTCTTCGAGGCCGGCAAGCGGCTGACGCAGGAGTCGTCGATCATCATCCGCGGGAGCGTCCGCAAGGACGACCGGGCCCCCGGCGGGTACGAGATCGGCGTGCAGGACCTGGAGATCGTGCAGATCGCCGAGGAGTACCCCATTACGAAGAAGGAGCACGGCACGGAGTTCCTGATGGACCACCGGCACCTCTGGATCCGGTCCAACCGCCAGGTGGCGATCCTGCGGATCCGCAACGAGATCACCATGGCGATCCACCAGTTCCTGCAGGAGAACGGCTTCGTCCTGACCGAATCACCCATCCTGATGGGAACGGCGGCCGAAGGGGGAGCCACCCTGTTCGAGACCACGTACGTCAACGATGAGCCGGCCTACCTGAGCCAGTCGGGCCAGCTGCACGTCGAGGCGACGGCAATGGCCCTGGGCCGGGTCTACACCTTCGGCCCGACCTTCCGGGCGGAGAAGTCGAAGACCCGGCGGCACCTGATCGAGTTCTGGATGGTGGAGCCTGAGGCCGCCTACTTCACCCACGAGGACAACATGCGGCTTCAGGAGGAGATGGTCACCTACGTCGTCCGCCGGGTGCTGGAGCGCCGGTCGAAGGAGCTGCAGCTCATCGGCCGCGACACGACCCTGCTGGAGAAGGTGGAGCCGCCCTTCCCCCGCATTACCTACACCGAGGCCGTGGAGATGCTGAAGAAGCTGCACAAACCCGGCGACGAGTGGGAGCCGATCGAGTGGGGCGAGGACTTCGGCGCGCCGCACGAGACGGTGCTGACGCAGCAGTTCGAGAAGCCGGTTTTCGTCGAGAAGTTCCCGGTCAAGGTCAAGGCGTTCTACATGCAGCCCGACCCCGAGAACCCCGACGTGGTGCTCGGCGCGGACCTGCTGGCCCCCGAGGGGTACGGCGAGATCATCGGCGGCTCCCAGCGCATCCACGACCCTGAGCTCCTGAAGCGCCGGTTCGAGGAGCACGGTCTGGACATGAACACCTACGGCTGGTACTATGACCTGCGCCGGTTCGGCTCGGTCCCCCACTCCGGGTTCGGCCTGGGCATCGAGCGGACCGTCGCGTGGATCTGCGGCCTGGAGCACGTGCGCGAGACCATTCCCTTCCCGCGCCTCCTGAACCGGCTGCATCCCTAG
- a CDS encoding cysteine hydrolase family protein: MAKRALFVIDTQVDFNDEQGSLTSFRRSDPKMQRIADLMDEVHREGGFVVATADTHPPLHHPEHLVTYRRMLQETMGPDRFEAYMDKAYEAYREELKLYPPHCEYGTPGWQPTAVIAAAFERLGDDLILIQKPTYRLVDGCVMKGPAALVGRTGVQVLEFLKGQGVEEVIVTGLITPVCVLAAVESAVGAGFRVTVDERLVDSYDEDSHRQGLERIAGAGGIVVPAADGM, encoded by the coding sequence ATGGCCAAGCGAGCGCTTTTCGTGATCGACACCCAGGTCGATTTCAACGATGAGCAGGGCAGCCTGACCAGCTTCCGGCGGTCAGACCCCAAGATGCAGCGCATCGCCGACCTGATGGATGAGGTGCACCGCGAGGGCGGGTTTGTCGTGGCCACCGCGGACACCCACCCGCCGCTCCATCACCCGGAGCACCTGGTGACCTATCGGCGCATGCTGCAGGAGACCATGGGGCCGGACCGCTTCGAGGCCTACATGGACAAGGCCTACGAGGCCTACCGTGAAGAGCTGAAACTGTACCCGCCCCACTGCGAGTACGGCACGCCCGGCTGGCAGCCGACGGCCGTGATCGCGGCCGCCTTCGAGCGGCTGGGCGACGACCTGATCCTCATCCAAAAGCCCACCTACCGCTTGGTGGACGGCTGCGTCATGAAGGGACCCGCCGCCCTGGTGGGCCGCACGGGGGTCCAGGTGCTGGAGTTCCTCAAAGGCCAGGGGGTGGAGGAGGTCATCGTCACCGGGCTGATCACGCCCGTGTGCGTCCTGGCGGCTGTGGAATCGGCGGTGGGCGCGGGATTCCGCGTGACGGTGGACGAGCGGCTGGTGGACTCCTACGACGAGGACAGCCATCGCCAGGGCCTGGAGCGGATCGCCGGGGCGGGCGGCATCGTGGTGCCGGCCGCAGACGGGATGTAG
- a CDS encoding helix-turn-helix domain-containing protein, producing the protein MEEIGRRLKAARLAKGLTLEQVEEETRIRKKYLDALESGRTVLIPGEVYVKGFLRSYGNFLGLDGEGLVEEYKALKARPAAEDGAGNGGPAEAPAREPEAAIAASAPRASAEPRQPAFATPPRRSSRSRPKRRRNGPGPGVYFLRRLMVALILILPLAAAGWWFWGRQAAAPPPQEPGQVAQEPGTTAQQPEPEPEPEPEPEPEPEQPPASGQPVPAKPVITVGAPQGDEVDITITASEVQLEMDFTQGFPWLEVYSGGETLYWSKASGPLSFTGKDFRIRIGFVAGFQLALNGEPVDHKLEGGPYWINIKTQ; encoded by the coding sequence ATGGAGGAGATCGGCCGGCGCCTGAAGGCGGCGCGGTTGGCCAAAGGGCTCACGCTGGAGCAAGTGGAGGAAGAGACCCGCATCCGCAAGAAGTACCTGGATGCGCTGGAATCGGGCCGGACGGTGCTCATCCCCGGCGAGGTCTACGTCAAGGGCTTCCTGCGGAGCTACGGCAACTTCCTCGGCCTGGACGGCGAGGGCCTGGTGGAGGAGTACAAGGCGCTCAAAGCCCGCCCGGCGGCCGAGGATGGCGCCGGGAACGGCGGCCCGGCCGAAGCTCCCGCCCGCGAGCCGGAAGCGGCGATCGCAGCCAGCGCCCCCCGTGCGTCCGCGGAGCCCCGGCAGCCGGCGTTCGCCACGCCTCCCCGCCGATCCAGCCGGAGCCGTCCCAAGCGCCGCCGCAACGGACCGGGGCCGGGCGTGTACTTCCTCCGCCGGCTGATGGTCGCGCTGATCCTGATCCTGCCGCTGGCGGCGGCCGGCTGGTGGTTCTGGGGCCGCCAGGCGGCGGCGCCCCCGCCGCAGGAGCCCGGCCAGGTGGCGCAAGAGCCGGGGACGACGGCGCAGCAGCCCGAACCCGAGCCAGAACCCGAGCCGGAGCCCGAACCGGAGCCCGAGCAGCCGCCCGCGTCCGGGCAGCCGGTGCCGGCGAAGCCCGTGATCACGGTCGGCGCCCCCCAGGGAGACGAGGTGGACATCACCATCACCGCCTCGGAGGTCCAGCTGGAGATGGACTTCACCCAGGGCTTCCCGTGGCTCGAGGTGTACAGTGGCGGCGAGACCCTCTACTGGAGCAAGGCCAGCGGTCCGCTGTCGTTCACCGGCAAGGATTTCCGGATTCGCATCGGCTTCGTGGCCGGGTTTCAGCTTGCGCTCAACGGCGAACCAGTGGACCACAAGCTGGAGGGCGGCCCGTACTGGATCAACATCAAGACCCAATGA